From a region of the Nitrospira sp. genome:
- the rsmA gene encoding ribosomal RNA small subunit methyltransferase A, with product MSTSDPPIAIKRLGQHFLIDPNIVRKIIALAELTPNDTVLEIGPGRGILTGSLCRASGHVTAIEVDPRLHGYLAEQQPQFQNLTLILDDAMTYPIEQLPIGTIVVANLPYYLSTPLLFRLLGQRGRFPRMVLMLQNEVANRLVAKPGSSDYGVLSVTAQYSANMTKAFKVSAQCFRPKPEVDSAVVLLRTKERTELSPQEEHTFTALVRAAFAHRRKTLINSLKDEGYDQKVVGIALTAHHLSSSVRAEILSLEQFLELTRSLHRST from the coding sequence GTGAGCACCTCCGATCCGCCCATTGCAATCAAACGTCTCGGCCAGCACTTTCTTATCGACCCGAACATCGTACGCAAGATCATCGCCCTGGCTGAACTGACTCCGAATGATACCGTTCTAGAGATCGGACCTGGCCGCGGTATCCTGACGGGATCTCTGTGTCGCGCCTCGGGTCATGTGACGGCGATCGAGGTCGATCCACGACTCCATGGTTATCTAGCCGAACAACAACCGCAGTTTCAGAACCTGACACTCATTCTCGACGATGCAATGACCTATCCGATCGAACAGCTTCCGATCGGTACCATCGTCGTCGCCAATCTTCCATATTATCTGTCTACTCCCCTCCTTTTCAGGCTTCTCGGCCAGCGCGGCCGTTTCCCGCGCATGGTGCTCATGCTGCAAAACGAAGTGGCCAACCGACTCGTGGCCAAACCCGGGAGTTCAGACTACGGCGTCCTGTCCGTCACGGCTCAGTACTCGGCGAATATGACCAAGGCATTCAAGGTCTCAGCACAATGCTTCCGCCCTAAGCCGGAGGTCGACTCTGCCGTCGTCCTGCTGCGGACTAAAGAACGAACCGAACTGAGCCCTCAGGAAGAACACACATTCACGGCATTGGTGAGGGCTGCCTTCGCACACCGCCGCAAGACGCTGATCAACTCGTTGAAGGATGAGGGCTATGATCAGAAAGTGGTGGGTATAGCATTGACCGCACATCATCTCTCATCTTCCGTCCGGGCAGAAATCCTTTCCCTCGAGCAGTTCCTCGAATTGACCCGCAGCCTGCATCGGTCGACCTGA
- the pdxA gene encoding 4-hydroxythreonine-4-phosphate dehydrogenase PdxA, with translation MSTKSISSRARSHSPQLPVLGITMGDPAGIGPEVIAKALSGSHLRNVCRPIVIGSLPVMEHTIKALRLSLTVVSVDGRDMPPPRRGIVAVLDPLAAPLGKFKSGIAAAETGAASVAFIKKAVELAQLGDIDGVVTAPINKEAINMAGCRYPGHTELLADLTRANESGMMIVGGPLRIMFVTTHVAIRDLSSLLTQSNIEKAIRLAQLALSTLFGIKRPKIGVAALNPHAGEHGLFGDEEARVILPAARAAQREGILASDPLPADTLFGKAAKGLYDGVVALYHDQGLIPLKLVAFGTCVNLTVGLPIIRTSVDHGTAFDIVGKGVADPGSLFEAIQLAAKIARTKDGRSGGKKRGSRRGT, from the coding sequence ATGTCAACTAAATCGATCTCCTCTCGCGCACGCTCCCATTCGCCACAACTCCCGGTGCTGGGAATCACGATGGGAGACCCAGCCGGTATCGGTCCGGAAGTGATTGCGAAGGCCCTTTCAGGGAGTCACCTGCGCAACGTTTGCCGGCCGATCGTGATCGGATCGCTTCCCGTAATGGAGCACACGATTAAGGCTTTGAGGCTTAGTCTGACCGTCGTCTCTGTTGATGGTCGTGACATGCCGCCGCCGCGCAGAGGAATCGTCGCCGTGCTGGACCCGTTGGCAGCACCTCTCGGAAAGTTCAAATCGGGCATCGCCGCCGCAGAAACCGGCGCTGCATCCGTTGCCTTCATCAAGAAGGCTGTTGAATTGGCACAACTCGGTGATATCGATGGAGTGGTGACGGCCCCTATCAACAAGGAAGCCATTAATATGGCCGGCTGCCGGTATCCGGGTCATACTGAATTGTTGGCTGATCTGACGCGCGCGAACGAGTCCGGCATGATGATCGTCGGCGGTCCGTTACGCATCATGTTCGTCACGACGCACGTCGCCATCAGAGATCTTTCCTCGCTGCTCACCCAGTCGAACATCGAAAAGGCGATCCGCTTGGCCCAACTCGCCCTGTCCACACTGTTCGGAATTAAACGGCCCAAGATAGGCGTGGCCGCCCTGAATCCGCATGCAGGAGAGCATGGATTATTCGGCGATGAGGAAGCCCGCGTGATTCTCCCGGCTGCCCGTGCAGCACAGCGAGAGGGCATTCTCGCCAGTGATCCGTTGCCGGCCGATACGCTGTTCGGAAAAGCTGCGAAAGGGCTGTATGACGGTGTCGTCGCCCTGTACCATGATCAAGGTTTGATTCCGTTGAAGTTGGTCGCCTTTGGCACATGCGTGAATCTCACTGTGGGCTTACCCATCATCCGCACCTCGGTTGACCATGGAACGGCATTCGACATCGTTGGGAAAGGCGTTGCTGATCCGGGAAGCTTGTTTGAGGCTATCCAACTAGCCGCCAAGATTGCCCGCACGAAGGATGGACGAAGTGGCGGCAAGAAGAGAGGAAGCAGACGTGGCACCTGA